The sequence GTGTTAAATAATGGGTtggcctgtttcctcatttagAGAAGGAGGAATTTGGACTCGATCACCATTAAAGTCCTtgtcagttttaaaattttgctccCAGGCTTATCAGGAAGTGTGGATTAATTAATTAAGCCTTGTGGAGAAGGCTCAGAAAAGTAAATgctattctttaaatgttttcttccaaTAGAGAAGTATGTTGACCCCTGTTCGAAATCACCCTCTAACAATTTAAAGTCCCAGTTTAGGTGAGGACTTGTTCACAGTATactgtgaaatgaaaaaaaaaaccataagaCGGTGCTATATAGTGAGACTTCTTATTAAAAAGcaagccaaaaacaaaacaaaaaacacacaaaaaaacaaaaacacccaacaaggtgtatggaaaacagtctggaagGACACACCACCCACAGAGTATCCTTACACTGGGGAGGTGGATTACTAAGGAGTTGTATTTTTCTCTGAGACTTTTCTgactttatgatttttatttatttaatgaagatGTTGACTTTCATAAACAGAGAATGGAaaaccttttcctttcctttctgacacTATCCCTTCTTATCATTTAGGACTGTTCGTTCTCAATTTGTATTGTCTTCTATTTTGCCTCCTTATTGTTTCCTGCTCTCAGTCGGATAATTATTTGCTGTTGTAATTtttcctctagaacagtggtcggcaaactcattagtcaacagagcagcaaaccgcggctcgtgagccgcagtttgccgaccactgctctagaacaatGAGACCGGAAGACCAACTGGGCAAGAGACCTGCCTTCCTGCTCCTTTGCAGGCTCTTCAGGTgctgggtgcggggggggggtggggggcgcaggggggagggggggggcggggagaggaaatTCATCTTGGCTGGGTCATCCTCGCGCTAGTGGTCGTGCTCCAAAACTTTCTCTGGGTTCAGTGGTGTGCATGTCATCAAAGAGAACCCGTGGCTTTGTTGAAATCAAGGAGCTACGATCAGTAGAAGGACCTTAGCTCATACAACTGGATGaggggtttttctttttgtttgtttagttggtttttctttttgtttgtttagtgagCTCATCTTTATATTAGTGTTCTTAAGTGATGATTCTTCTTTGTAAGACTTCAGCAAGAAACAAAATCTTAACACttgtaaatcaataaacactTCAAATCCTATTTTCACACAGACATAGTGATGCAAAGTTTAAGAAGTTGAAGGTGGACCACAAAGGGAATACAGTCtccacccagagagagagagttccTCCAGAAAGTTTTCTGACATAGTTAGTGATTCTCAGAGCCCAAATGGTGTCACTGCCCCTGCAAAACAGATGAGTCAGTAAGTACACGGAGATAGGACACGAGACAGGAATTTCTTAGGATGAGCTggctttcttttccttcagagCCTTCCACGGGCTGGGAGATTGGctcatctctcccttcccaccGGGATTGGCCCAGCCTCGTTCCCCATGTAAATAAATAATCCCTACACGGGGGGAAGGCTCAGGACTTCACACATGGTTTGCTGTTCATTTCTGTCCCAGCTTTGGGCCAGTTAGATAAGACATAGTAGTGAAAGAGTTTAGTCAGGGACCAAAACTGATGTGGAAAATACAGTTTTTCTTTCGATGCCAAGAGACAGTATTAGCTAAAGGGTTAAGAGTGCATCTCTGGAACGAGACTCTCTGGGTTCAAGTTCCAGCTAAAGTACTTTCTAGCCCTGTAGCCTTGGGCAGCTTCTCAATTTCCTCGTGCCTCAGTTTACTGTCTTGTCggagagcaaaggtggtgctacCTCACTGGTCTGTTGAGAGGGTTGAATTCTTACATGcagagcacttagaacagtgtccTGAGTAGCAACTCTAATGAATGAGTCtacattaataataatgatattattaaattaatgaaGAGCATTGCATGGAGGCATTCAGGCATGGTTCATTCCAAAATAGTGAGTTTATGTTGAGACTTTTAGGGGGAATAGAAAGTAGGTTGAAAAATAAGACAAGATGCCAAAAGTCTGgggaaaacctaaaaaaaaaaaaaaaaaaagtgcttaccACTGAGGAACAGGAGTGTCTGGGCATGAGGGTGGaggtgatggggaggaggggacggAACCACAGCTGGCATTTACCAGGCGGTCATGATCTGGACTGTGCTCAAGCACTGGCATGCAACCCTTGGTTCAGCCCAAAATTCCTCAGGTGTTACTGCTGTTATTAACGTCCAACGACCAGTGAAGATGCAGAGGTCGAGGGGCTTGTCCAGGATCCAGGTGCTCGATGGGCCATTCCTGAGGGGTGCAGGGGCCTCTCCTGAGCTGAACCCAATGGTTTCAGGATCCCATGTGGATTCCTCttctcccacccagcccccaagCGAGCTCTTAGCTCGCCACAGCGCTCTCCTTTCTAAAACATTTCCACCTCTCACTGACCAGCAAAGTAAAAGTCAGTTATCTCCTTAATGTCGTCTACATAAAACTATCTAGTGagttcttttcattaaaaacccCCACAAAGTCAGCACACCCTCCCAGATTGAGAGTCTGGCAAGCTGGGCATGGGAAAAAGGAGGCCTGATCACGTGTGCTTGTGGGGTGACCCTTGTCACAGGGTCTCCTGAACCCTCacagcagctggggggaggggtgctaaTCCCCACTTTGAGATCAGAAAACCGGGCTTCCGAGGTTGGTTTGATCAGTCTTGCAGCTACTAAGTGTTTCTCCAGGGATCAAGCTCAGGTCTGTGGCATCCTGCAGCCCACACAGgcacttcctttcctctctcccaagTGCCCCCCTCCAACCTGTAGGAGTTTCTGGAAGGAATTGcaggtgtgcagggaggcagcaggaaagggaggggcctggagggggctgAGGCTACCTGATCTGCGAATATGGCCTGTGGGTTCTTCATTCTTGGTGCCCAGGCTAAACCTTATTCTGTACCTTTCttccaggctccctcctcccattCATGACTAccatccccttccttccctgggaCAGGAAGCATGCACTTCCATGACATGTCTGGATTTTGCAATCGCTGACTTAAGGAGAGTGCATTGAGGAGCTGCTAATGGCTGTGGCCATTTAGCCCTGAGTGCAATTATAACTACTTAGCTGGGTGTACCTTTGTGCCTGCTATTTCCCTTAAGTCTGTAAACAGCACCTGGAAGGGCTGGGGGAAATGATGATTCGGGGGGAAAAGCTTCATTCAACATCCTGTTGGGTTTTTATTGAATTATCCAAGTAGACCTTATTTCAGCTGCGCTCTGGTGAGCAAACCTCACCGTCATTTCCTTCTCAGTTCCGCCATCatcaccaggaactgaacccatgTGGAGATAGGCTCCACGCCAGGTCAGGCTTCCTTCTCTgcctgggcaggtgggaggggaaaTACCCTTCTCCCATGGGTGGGAGATTACttgtaatctatataataaaagcctaagcaaccggtacagcggaatgaccagaacgactggtcactatgatacgcactgaccaccagggggcagatgctcaatacaggagctgccccctgttggtcaatgcactcccacagggggagtgctgctcagccagaagccgggctcactgctggtgagcgcagccttggtggtgggagcctctcccacctccgcagcagcgctaaggagcagcgagccgagccataaggagcaagcaggcggggGGTGGTAAGAAGCAAgagatcctggattgcgagagggatgtccgactgccagcttaggccagatccctggtggaggaaggggaggtcaggcctaggccagcaggcagacatcccctgaggggtcccagactgcgagaaggcacaggatgtgctgagggacccccccacccacacacacacacatgaatttcatgcaccgggcctctagtgcagtggttggcaaacatgtggctcatgagccgaggtttgccgctctgttgactaatgagtttgcagaccactgtcatatactaccctttacctctttgcacacaatatgccacaattgcctaatcctcacagcttccaactacacggtaacatttagtctagtccagtggtctgcaaactcattagtcaacagagcggtttgccaaccactgctctagtgtaaCTCTAAGGACGACTTCTGGGCAACAAAACACCTGCCTGCTTCCTGCTCACGAGCTTTTCAGTGTTTGCAGAAGGTGGCTTTGCTGCCCTGGTCTCCTAGGAACCAGGGGGCCAGCATAGCTGCCAGCCTGCGACCAGCCAACTCGAGTcagacctggggcagggccaggtgctcccttttctccctccagaCCCGGCGCCTGGGGGTTTtcacaggcctgggctgcaggtggcagggaagggaggcagtGCCCCAATGGGCTGGCGCCTGCCCCCAGCTTACACCTCCGGCTTCAGGCCCCTGACTCTGTTGCTGCTGGGTGTTCCCTAAGCAAATCGCAGACCCAgctgggaggggccgtgggtgtcCAAAAGTGGAGCCTTGGTTGGGCACGTTGGTCTGGAACTTCCCACAGGCTTGAGAGCCCGAGATAAGCTGCTGACTTCTCACCACTGGGAAGAAGCCAGCAGCCCCTTTCAGCATTTGACAAAAGCTCATCTTGTACCATCACATCTTCTCACTTGGGGAGAGGAATGCTTTCAGTCAAGGAATTTATGTGAAGGAGTTTTGCTTTGACTGGGGACAGGGTGGATTTATTTTAGGGCTGATTCTGTCCCCTGATGTCAGAGACTGGGCCACAGACAGACAAGGTGTTCCCCTTAAAGACACCTGGTTGGAAGGATCAAAAGCCAGGTGCCTGGGCTGTCCAACTGCCGCTCCTTCTTCCTTTAAAATGGACTCTGGACCCTCACTGCTGAAGCTCAGACATGGGACCCAGAGCGTGCCTCTCCCTTCCGGTGCCCTGTGACCTCTCTCcctgggcaggcagccaggcctcctgccccaCTCAGCCTCCCCAGGCAGCAGGTTGGAGTCAGAAGTGTGTGCTCCAGGCATTCCGTTCTCAGGAAGGCTTGGGGGTAAGCGTGGTGCAGAGGGGGCCCCGGGCAAGGCTGGCGGGACGGGGAGCCTTTACGTAAGTGTGAAGCTGATAATTAAACGGCACGTCATAAACGACATGACAGCCCTGGGAGCCTTTGTAAACCTCTTTAGCAATGTGAGGGCTTTTCATTTTAATCACCGTGGTTATCAGCCGGAACTATTAACTAATGCTAATTTGAGATTTCCTGGACCaataaagtaagaaaagaaaaagcagaaactTCATTTGGGTAAGATTCATTCTAATTTTAGCTGTTTATGTAAGTTGCTTTCTATTTATGCCTAATTACCATGATTAGGACAATGATGAGGCAGAGTGATTGTTTTGGGATTGATTAATCTCTAAGTTTATCACAACACCCAATTCTGGTGAGATTGAGTGCGTTCAGGGTGGTGTGGCCATAGACACAACAGCAATTACAACCATGTGCTCGGGCGTCTGGGGTTGTAGTTTGTGTCTGTCGCCTTGTTCATTGGGAGTCAGTTCTCCCACACTTTCCAACCACTGACAGGAACTGTGGCCTTGAGACTGAGTGGATGGAACCCTACTCAGTTCCCTGTGGGGGAGCAGAAGGCCGAGACCCGGTAAGGGACCCTGAGCCATGTGCCTGGTTGGGGTTCCTTTGACCTGGGTTCTGAGTCAGCAAAGGTGTTGTCTGGACCTGGTGATAGGATGCAGAAGAAAGACTGGGTTTGAGGCGTGTTCATGAGGCGATTTGTTAATGTGTGTATGGGAAAATGGAGGAGTCAGACGGCTCTTGAGTTTCAAGCGTGGCTCATTGAGTGGATGGTCTCACTATAAACTGAGACAGAAAACACAGAAGAGATGAAAtgtcaggttcaattctggactCATTGAGGTTGAGTGCCTTAGACATCTTAATGGACGTGTCCATCAAACAATTGGCTGTTCACTTCGGAGGTTTGGGCAAGAGGTGGGGGTTAGAGATAAAGTGTTGACATTGTGTACGTGGAAATTGAAATCCGAAGACCCAGGAGGAGTGTGCATGAAAAGAGCAGTGAGTAGAGAACAGGACCCCGGGGAAGCCCACAGAGAGACCCTGAGATGTGGCTGGAGAGGACGGGGATTCTGCTGAGCAGCTCACCGTCCGTAGGTGTTCTTTAAGGAAGAGTGAGTCCGGCGAATGTAAATGAGTAAATGTTATTCCCAGCAAAACCTTTTTCGATTCAGCTAtacaatcttaaaaaataaaccaggTTCCAAAATTTCTTGCTAATTCTCTCTAAGGAAATTGGTAGAGGTTTACATTCTCATTTAAGATGTATTGAGATGTATTAGGAAATTACATTGGGTTCCTCAAACCTTGGGTAGTACCCTCTGGATCCTGCTGCTTCCCAAATAGCCTATCTGTGCCCTCCCCTTCATTAGGCTGCTTTTACCTAATAAAGTAATACAATCATCTTTTAAGTTCCTGTGATAAGTAAATCCCCCTCCTACCCTGGCCCACCCTGCCCTGCAAAGCAATTCCTGTTCCCAGCAGTGTTGTATCTATACAACATCTTCCCAGAAATACTGGCCCATGGGCCAGATTCAGCCAGCtctctgtttttgtaaataaagttttattggaacacagccatgcccactcTCACATTGTCTGGAGGCTGCATTTTCACTCCAACAGCAGAGTTGAAGAGTTGTGACAGAGAAAGGAAAGTTTTGCCAACATGTGCCCTTTGTGTGTAGACACCTGTGtgtatggtctttttttttttaaacatatgtgaGCACGCTACACACAGTTCTGACTTTTGCTTATTTCTATTTCACACTGTATGGTGGAAATTGTTCCACAGGGGCACATGCAGATTTGTCTTTTTCACAGAGTGTGGATATAATTAATCAGTCCCTGTTGAGGGATGTTTTAGTGCTTTTCAGTCTTTAACCTGAACAAGTAACACTGCAGGGAACCTGCTTGTGTGCACACCTTCCTTGCACACATGAGCTCTTCTGGGTAGGTACATGTAAAACTGAGAGATAtggcctaactgcccccccgcaaGTAGTTTTTATCCCCAACCCTTAATGAAAGTCATGTTCTTTTCACCATAAGGGAGAGCTAAATTGCTAAATActatgaggaaatggaggctaacaaaataaaaaataaagaaatgtgcaGGATTACCAAATTTGTATAATTTGTACAAAATTTTACAGTCCTAATACCTACCATAGCTCCTTTGAGTGACTGCCTACTGCTCTTATTTTTTAAGGTAGTCTTAGTCCATGCAGGCTTCTGTAACAAATACAATGGATAGGGTGGCTGGTAAACATAGaaatttctttctcacagttctggaagctggaagtgcAAGATCAACATGATGGGTTCTGGGAAGGCCCTCTCCCAGGTGCACACTGCTGACTTCTTGCTATGTCTTCACTGGGGTCTCTcctcataagggcactaatcccattcatgagggctccaccctcatgacccaaTCACCTTCATGATCCAAAACCCCACTCCCAAATACCATCACAGTTATGGATTTggtttcaacataagaattttggAGGAGATGCATTCAGTCTATAACAGTGGGAGTCACAGGGTTTTTCCCATCTGACTTCAGACGTCCATCTAATCAGGATCTGAAGGTAAAATCAAGAAAGATATTCCTTTTAGTCTCAGGTGAGCCATTTGCCACTCCAAAGATTTCTTAATGACATCCATTTCTCTAGACCTCTGCCCAGAGTACTCCCTCCCCAAATATGCTAAGCAGAAATGCAGACAATATAAATGACATAGTACTAAagtatctatatattttaaaatacatatttttattgatttcagagaggaagggagagggagagagagatagaaacatcaatgatgagagaaaatcattgattggctgcctcctgcacaccccacacgggatcgagcccgaaacccaggcatgtgccctgtctgggaattgaactggtgacctcctggttcctgggtcaatgctcaaccactgagccacacccggctgggctATATTTTAGTAGTTTACATTATTTTCCATTCTACTTGGTAAGCAACATCTCTCAAGATTAGATATAGTTAGTACAGAATACCACAAAATACCACCATTCTACATAGTTCCATTTccttatttctggattctctcaAGGCAAGAAacttgttttaatctttattgttgaaagtattacatatgtcccctttccccgaCACCCCTtcacctcttccagcccacccccccgccctccaccccaggccttcaccatcctattgtctgtgtctgttgaAGTAATTTTATCTTAATGTTTCCACTGAATTATTCCTTTTGCCTCTTACAGAATGAAGATATTCAGATGTTGTATTAAATACCCCCTACAGCAGAAAGTTTTCATCCTGTTCTTAACCCTGTGGCTGTTCTCCCTGTTGAAGCTTCTAAATGTGGGAAGACTCCTCTTCCCTCAGAGAGGCATTTACTTGGTGGAGCACTTCCTCAGTACCTCCCCTTTTGTAAGGAACAGATACACCCATGTTGACAACGAAGTCCGGTATAAAGTTAACTGTTCGGGTGTCTATGAACAGGAGCCTTTGGAAATTGGCAAGACTCTGGAAATTAGAAGAAGAGACATCATCGACTTGGATGATGATGACGTTGTGGCAATGACCAGCAATTGTGACGTTTATCAGCTCCTAAGAAGGTACCATCAAAAGCTCGTttcaagggaagagaaaagcttCCCAATAGCCTATTCTTTGGTGGTTCACAAAGATGCAATCATGGTTGAAAGGCTAATCCATGCTATATACAACCAGCACAATATTTACTGCATCCATTATGACCATAAGTCACCCGACACCTTCAAAGTCGCCATGAACAATTTAGCTAAGTGCTTCTCCAATATTTTCATTGCTTCCAAATTAGAGACTGTGCATTATGCCCACATTTCCAGACTCCAAGCTGATTTAAATTGCTTGTCAGATCTTCTCAAGTCTTCAGTTCAATGGAAATATGTTATCAACCTGTGTGGGCAAGACTTTCCTTTGAAGTCCAACTTTGAATTAGTGTCAGAGTTGAAGAAACTCAATGGAGCAAATATGTTAGAGACAGTGAAACCCCCTAACAGTAAGACGGAAAGATTCATTTATCACCATGAACTCAGACAGGTGCCTTATGAATATGTGAAGCTACCAGTAAGGACAAACATCTCCAAAGAAGCTCCCCCTCATAACATTGAGATATTTGTTGGCAGTGCTTACTTTGTTTTAAGTCGAGCAtttgttaaatatgttttcaacAACTCCCTGGTTAAAGACTTTTTTGCCTGGTCTGAAGACACCTACTCGCCTGATGAGCATTTTTGGGCTACCTTAATTCGGGTGCCAGGAATCCCTGGGGAGATTTCTCGGTCAGCCAAGGATGTGTCTGACCTACAGAGTAAGACCCGCCTTGTCAAATGGAATTATCACGAAGGCCTTTTCTATCCCAGTTGTACTGGCTCTCACCGCCGAAGTGTGTGTATCTACGGAGCAGCAGAATTGAGGTGGCTTATCAAAGATGGACATTGGTTTGCTAATAAATTTGATTCTAAGGTGGACCCTGTCTTGATTAAATGCTTGGCAGAAAAGCTTGAAGAACAACAGAGAGAGTGGATCAATTTGTCTTCAGAAAAGTTATTTATGGATAAAAATCCCACAATCTCGTCATGATAAAATCATGATGGAAACAAGGCATCTGATAAATGGAGTTAATCTGGAGTTGTATACTATCCCATATCCAGTACCATATGAGCTTAACTTCCTAATTGTTTGAAAGGGATCTAAAATTCCATGCACAAGGGAAAGTGACTTAGCCTTTGGTGACAATTAGCCTGCAGTTGGTTGagtacttttgtttgtttctttaaaaaaaaagtttgtgtttttttttttttttttttattgatttcagagaggaagggaaagggagaaagagaaacatcaatgatgagagagaatcattgattggttgcctcctccatgcctctactggggatcgagcctgcaaccgggcatgtgccctgaccaggaatcgaatcacaacctcctggttcataggtcaactctcagccactgagccataccagctgggcctgTTTGTTTCTGCCTGTAATTTCACTGAGTTAAGTCAGAGTTCTTAAACAGCCATCAGATATTTATTGATCTCCTACTGTATGCCAGacaaatttttagaaatgtgtaGCAATTAAGTCCAAGTTTTAATGACTTACACAATGCTCTCAAGGGAATATGCCTTTCCCTACTCATACAGCAACCTTAATATCTTAAGTTCTCCACATAACAACCTGGGTCCTGCTGAATAAGTTTTAGAGTGTGGTGATCACGCATATAAACCTCCCATTTCAGAATAGCATTTAAGTACAGTGACCAATACTCCACTTGTCTCTTAATTCAACTCATTCAACTTTTTCTAACCattagaacaggcgtcctcaaactacggcccaagggccacatgcgggtgtttttgccgttttgtttttttacttcaaaataagatatgtgcagtgtgcataggaatttgttcatagtttttttaaaactatagtccggccctccaacagtctgagggacagtgaactggccccctgtttaaaaaatttgaggacccctgcattagaATATTAGAAGGGGAGACTTCACTACCTCAGAAGAGCTCAAAAAATTATCCAATTTCCTGCTTGCCAAAGCATAATTCACCTTTTGGTGCCTCACTCATTCAATTCAGGGTCGGGAGACCCTGTGGGTGTGGCATTTATAGTGTCTGAATGTTGGGGAGGTGTTTGGGTTAAGTAGGGGAATTGAGACACGTGGTATCTGAAGAGGAACAAAGGGATTTATATGACTTGCATCATGTTACACAATGGTGTCATGATGGCCTCCTTTTTAATTCAACTGTTTCTTCAAAGCACATTTCCTGATTAAAAATGAGAACTGATTAATACTCAAAGTGTTATATTCCAGAACATTGAACATAAGTCTTCCAGTTCATAGATTACCATTACATATAAGTTTCTTTATAATGAAATTAGTATACTTTTGTTGTATGGAACTACCAAACTGAGAATCACTGAATTTTATTGAAAAGGCTATATGAAATATGACAGCTTTCAAAATTAATTATTATGGTCATTAAAGTAAATTTCTTCTCCGGCAACTGTCCAAGTGGAACCCAAACTTAAAATTATGAAAGTTCATTGCAGTCTTCTTAGCTTAGATCCAGAGAGAACAAGCTAATTTTCCCAAGGATATAGCAAGAATATTGATTAAAGATATTTTGTGAAACCTACACCTTAGACAACTACCAGATGAGTCAAATATAAACCTATTGTAATGTAACTGTGTGGTGCTGGAGGTGAAATGGGATAGGAGCAAGGTTTTTATGTCTCGGGAAATCAAGGGACTCATAAAAATTTCTTGGTGATCTTATGTTTCAGTGTCAGCCTCAGGGACTATGTGAAGATGTAGTAATCAATGCCAGTGTGAGACTATTTGGAAGATTGAAGTatttaagtacttttaaaaatgtctgtgaAATGAACTTTgcttgttttaaagtttataatactAACTGCCAAGTGGCACCATTGTCTCCCTGGAactcatttttcttccttcctttcccctacCTGCTTCAAATGACTCTATTCTTCAGAAAACAGTTAACCAAGTCCTTGTTCTTAAAGATAAGTAACTGTTGGGCAGAGCTGGGTTCTGCAGAACATCCTTATCAGGTCGTTagtgtgtgtgactgtgacaAGCTGTCACTTCGGTCTTTGAAGTGAGCACTGGATTGCCTATCCTGgctttgcctacctccacccagccccgtcaccacactgctgtctgtgtccgtgggctatCCATaaatgttctttggctaatctcctCACCTTCCTTCATCCAGTTCCCCCATTCCCCTCCACTCTGAACtcttgtcagtctgtttcatgtatccatgcctctggttctattttgttcatcagtttattttatttattagagtccacatataagtgagatcatatggtatttgtctttgtctggcttatttcacttagcacaatgctctccaggtccatccatgctgtcacaaaaggtaggagttccttttttatagctgcatagtatgccattgtataaatgtaccacagctttattatctactcatctactgatgggcacttgggctgtttcagatcttggctattgtaaataatactgctatgacgTGTTTTGAATATAGGGACAAATTATTGAAGTGTCAGAGAACAACAGGCTCACCATAAGGCTAACATAGATCCAACACCATTGTTAGACTTAACCATTTACCTTTtcggaaaaaaaaccccacaacttttgaaatataaaaaggagCCACAGTTGCAGGGGCAATGTCTGGAACCAAATCCAGGTATGCAGAAACTCTAGTCACTCCATGTGGGGCTTCTTTCTAAGCCAATATGATTAGCAAATTGGTCCCGTGGCTTAGACTGGGAGAATGGATTGGAGTACATTTCCTATTATCCAGGTTTAAGTACACAAGATCCTGATGCAATCTTGGTTTTTATGCCTTTGGTCATCCAAATAAATGCAAATACTGAAAAACAAATGTCGGCCTCCTGGTCCAGTGTCTTGCCTCTCAGGAGGAATGATTCTCTTTCTTGTTCCTCGGGAAATTTGCAAGTTATTAATCAGTGTAATTCCATGTTCAGATGAAACACGGAACATGAAAAGGTGGCAGTGCCTTCTTTTGTTTCACAGACACATTTCTCAGGATTCGCTATCTAACCTTCAGGGAGCTGGTCAGAACATGCCCTGGCCTCAGGGACCCTGCAGAATCCCTACATGCCTCCCAGCCTGACCCTTCCCTACAGCCTTTCTGCATGATCCGATCTGGTCTGGAGGATGTCCTGCAGTCTGTGTTTTATCATTAGTCTTTGCATAGTATTTATTGAATCTACACTCTAAGGTATTGGACCTTGGGGTTTGTAAAGTGTATCAAATAATATTAATGAAAGttctaccaaaaatatatatatatatatatcacacagaAGAAACTACTGTAATATTATAATAAAGACCCATGCTGCTGCTATTCTTAATGTTTTGGTTGTTTTAagtgaaatatttatataaatgtttaaatatgtaGAGTTAAACCTGAAGATTTATCTTGCCTTCCAGaaggtgatgatttgatatatattcGATGAAATGACAATCTTCTTTGCGAATGTAAAGTGGATGCATGTACCCTATGAATGTTCCAGCTGTTTTTGTGGTTGTTGATGATGATGGAATGagagttttgattttttaaaacgttTTTATCAACTGATCTCTAAGACTCCTACTATGTGTtactattttcaaaatacatatttccCATTACACGAGTTTTAAATAGATCGGAATTGCATTGTGTATTTGCTGCTACCAGAtgtattgtaaaataaaatgttctccaAACATTTTATGGTGTTGCCTTTCTCTGGTTGTGCTGTTTCCCCACAAAGACCTTTCAGGTTATGATA is a genomic window of Eptesicus fuscus isolate TK198812 chromosome 4, DD_ASM_mEF_20220401, whole genome shotgun sequence containing:
- the GCNT4 gene encoding beta-1,3-galactosyl-O-glycosyl-glycoprotein beta-1,6-N-acetylglucosaminyltransferase 4; the protein is MKIFRCCIKYPLQQKVFILFLTLWLFSLLKLLNVGRLLFPQRGIYLVEHFLSTSPFVRNRYTHVDNEVRYKVNCSGVYEQEPLEIGKTLEIRRRDIIDLDDDDVVAMTSNCDVYQLLRRYHQKLVSREEKSFPIAYSLVVHKDAIMVERLIHAIYNQHNIYCIHYDHKSPDTFKVAMNNLAKCFSNIFIASKLETVHYAHISRLQADLNCLSDLLKSSVQWKYVINLCGQDFPLKSNFELVSELKKLNGANMLETVKPPNSKTERFIYHHELRQVPYEYVKLPVRTNISKEAPPHNIEIFVGSAYFVLSRAFVKYVFNNSLVKDFFAWSEDTYSPDEHFWATLIRVPGIPGEISRSAKDVSDLQSKTRLVKWNYHEGLFYPSCTGSHRRSVCIYGAAELRWLIKDGHWFANKFDSKVDPVLIKCLAEKLEEQQREWINLSSEKLFMDKNPTISS